The Agrococcus sp. ProA11 genomic sequence CGTCGATGCGGTCGCGCGCCAGGAGCTTGCCGCGCGCGACGTGCCGCTCGCGGCTCGACTCCGGCCCGCCCGGCGCGACGCGGCCGAGGCGCTCGCGCAGCTCGCCCACGAGCGCCTCCATGGCGGCACGATTGGTCGTCGCCGCGTCCGACGTGGTGTCGACGCGGGTGGTCAGCTGCTGCATCCCCCTACCGTGCCAGATCCTCAGCGCGCGAGCGCCAGGCTCGGCCGCTCGAGCACCGCGACGATGTCGGCGAGGAAGCCCGCCGCCTCGCGGCCGTCGAGCACGCGGTGGTCGAACGAGATCGTCACGGTGCAGATGTCGCGCAGCGCGATCTCGCCCTGGTGGTTCCACGGCAGCTTGCGGATCGCGCCCAGCGCGATGATCGCGGACTCCCCCGGGTTGAGGATGGGGATGCCGCCGTCGACGCCGAAGACGCCTACGTTCGAGATGGTGATGTTCGAGGAGGTGAGCTCCTCCATCGACAGCTTGCCCTCGCGGGCGCGCACGGCGCGGTCGCGGATCTCGGCCGTCAACTGCACGGCATCCATCGTCTCGGCCTCATCCACCGAGGCGACCACGAGGCCGCGGTCGGTGGAGACCGCGATGCCGAGGTTGACGTGCGCGAAGCGCTCGAGCTCGTTCGTGTCGGCGTGGAAGGCGGCGGTGACATCGGGCCAGCGCTTGGCGGCGAGCAGGATCGCTCGGCTGGCCAGCGCCAGGAACGAGGCGTCGCCGCTCTTGGCGAGCGCGAGCGTCTCGGTCACGTCGACCTGGTGGAAGGTGGCGGCGTGCGGCACCGTGAGCGCCGACTTCGACATCGCGGCGGCCGTGTGCTTGCGCAGCCCCGTGATCTTCTCGCGCGTCGACGCGGGTGCCTGTGCGGGAGCGGCAGCGGATGCAGTGCCCGCGCTCTCGATGTCGGCGCGGGTGACGAGGCCGTCGGCGCCGCTCGGGCGCACCGACTGCAGGTCGATGCCGCGCTCCTTGGCGAGCTTCCGCACGGGCGGCATGGCGCGGTTCGGGCCGCGCCGCGCCGAGCTCTCCAATGCGGCGCGGTCGAACGGCTCCACATCCCAGGTGCGCTTGGCGCGCGTGGGCTTGCCGCCGTGCACGGTGATGTGGCCGACGAGCACCGACACCTTCTCGGGCTTGTCGTCGGCGGCGGCCTCCGCCTGCGCGGCGACGCTCTCCTCTGCCGCAGCAGGCGCCGAGGCGGGCGCGCTCACGACATCCGGCTCCTCGCCCACCGGGCCGGGCTTCGCGGACGCATCGGAATCCTCGGAGGCCGGGGCGGATGCCGCGGGCGTCTCCGACGCGGGAGCGGCGCTGTCGTCGCCGCCCAGGTCGAAGTCGATGAGCGGCGCGCCCACGTCGACGGTCTCGCCCTCGCCGGCGTGCAGCTTGGCGATGGTGCCCTCGTAGGGGCTCGGCAGCTCGACGACCGCCTTGGCGGTCTCGATGTCGGCGAGCGGCTGGTTGAGCTCGACCGTGTCGCCCTCGGCGACGCGCCAGGCGACGATCTCGCTGTCGGTCAGGCCCTCGCCCAGGTCGGGCAGCATGAAGGTCTTCATCGTGCGGCTCCAGCGGTCATGGCGCCCTCGAGGGCGCTGTAGTCGAGATCGGTGCGCGAGTTGCGGCGGCCGAGGGTGCGGTCGACGGCGTCGAGCAGCCGGTCGATGCTCGGCAGGTAGTCGTGCTCGACGGCCGACGGCGGGTAGGGGGTGTCGTAGCCGGTGACGCGCTCGGGCGCGGCCTCCAGGTGCTGGAAGGCGCGCTCGGCGACCGAGGCGACGAGCTCGCTCGACACCGACGACTCGTTGGCCGCCTCGTGGGTGACGATCAGACGGCCGGTGCGGCGCACCGACTCGACGACCGTGTCGACGTCCAGCGGCGAGATCGAGCGCAGGTCGATGACCTCGATCTCGATGCCCTCATCGGCGGCGGCGATCGCCGCGCGCAGCGCCGTGTCGACGGTCGGCCCGTAGGCGGCGATCGTCACGTCGCGGCCGCTCGCCACGATGTTGGCCGTCTCGAGGTCGCGCACGATCGTGCGGTCGACCTCGCCCTTCGTGTAGTACTTGCCCTTCGGCTCGAAGAACAGCACCGGGTCGTCGCTCTGGATCGCGGCGCGCAGCGTCGAGTAGGCCTCCTGCGGCGTCGACGCGGTCACGACGCGCAGCCCGGCGGTGTGCGCGAAGTACGACTCGGGCGACTCCGAGTGGTGCTCGACCGAGCCGATGGCGCCGCCGAACGGCACGCGGATCGTGAGCGGCATGGGGACGCCGCCCTTGGTGCGGTAGCGCAGCTTCGCGACCTGCGCGACGATCTGGTCGAACGCGGGGTAGATGAAGCCGTCGAACTGGATCTCGGCGACCACGCGGTAGCCGCGGTAGCTCATGCCGACCGCCGTGCCGATGATGGCCGACTCGGCCAGCGGCGTGTCGATGACGCGCTGCGTGCCGAAGCGGGCCTGCAGGCCGTCGGTGACGCGGAAGACGCCGCCGAGCTTGCCGATGTCCTCGCCCATCAGCAGCACGCGGTCGTCGCCCTCGAGCTCGTCGGCGAGCGCCGCGTTGACGGCCTTGGCCAGGTTCAGTGTCTCAGTCATGCCTTTGCCTCAATGCTGGCTGCGAATGCGCGGTGCTCCAGGCGCTGACGCTGGAGGCGCTTGGTGGGCTGTGCGTAGACCTCGTCGAAGATCGACTCGGCAGCCGGCGGCTGAGCCTGCTCGCACGCGGCGCGGAACTCCTTGGCGAGCTGGTCGGCGCGGATCTTGGCCTCCGCGCGCACCGCCTCCATGTTGGCTCCCATGAGCTCGAGCGCACGCTCGACCCGCTCCACCGGATCCTTCTCCACCCAGCTCTGGAGCTCGGCGTCCTCGCGGTAGCGCTTGGGGTCGTCGGTGCTGGTGTGCGGTCCGCGGCGGTAGGTGACGGCCTCGATGAACGTCGGCCCGCCACCCGAGCGGGCGCGCTCGAAGGCGATACGGGCCGCGGCGTGCATGGCGAGCACGTCGTTGCCGTCGACGCGCATGGACGGCACGCCGAAGCCGGTGGGGCGCAGCGCCAGCGGCACGCCCGACTGCAGCGCGACGGGCTCGGAGATGGCGTACTGGTTGTTCTGGCAGAGGAAGACCACTGGCGCCTGGAAGCTCGCGGCCCACACGAGCGCCTCGTTGACGTCGCCCTCGCTCGTGGCACCGTCGCCGAAGGCCGTGAGCGCGACCTCGTCGGCGCCATCCATCTTGGCGGCCATGGCGTAGCCGACGCCGTGCAGCGACTGCGCGCCGATGATGATCTGCGCGGGCGCCATGCGGATCTCCTGCGGCGACCAGCCGCTGTGCGCGTGCGCCTTCCAGATGCGCGAGAACTCGGCCATGTCGGCGCCGCGCAGCAGCGCGAAGCCGTGCTCGCGGTAGGAGCCGAAGACCCAGTCCTTCTCGCCCAGTGCCGTGGCAGGGCCCACCTGCGCGGCCTCCTGGCCGAGCAGCGGCGGCCACAGCACGAGCTGGCCCTGACGAGTCAGGGCGAAGGCTTCGGTGTCGAGGCGGCGCACGCGCACCATGTCGACGTAGAGGTTCGTGAGCGCCGACTCATCGATGTCGGTGAGATAGGGGTCGAGCAGCTCGTTCGTCAGCCTGCTGCCGTCGAGGTCGAGCACCTGCAGGGGGGAATCGAGCCCGGCGGCGAGCGCAGGGTCGGGAGCGGGAACCGTGATCGACACGATCGAACCTCCTTGTTCGAAGCACCTTCTGGGCGCCGGTGGATCCGCAGGACGGGTCGTCCGAAGATCGTGCTCCGAACGTAGTGCCATGAGGCACTTCGCGCAATCAGCGACACGCTCGCTGCGCAGGCCGCGCATTCCGCTGGCGCCTACCCTGCGCTAGATTGCGCACCATGCGCATCGTCGATGACACAGACCGGAAGATCCTGCTCGAGCTGACGCGGCATCCCCGCATCACCAACGCCGCGATCGCCGAGCAGCTCGGCCTCGCGCGCAACACGGTGCAGAGCCGGGTGGCTGCGCTCGAGGCGTCGGATGCGCTGCAGGGCTTCGATCGCCGGCTCCACGCCGCCGCGCTCGGCTACCCGCTGACGGTCTTCATGGCCACGCACGTCGATCAGCCCCGCATCGACTCGGTGGTCGAGCAGCTGCGCCAGATCCCCGAGGTCGTGCAGGCGTTCGGGCTCTCCGGGCAGGCGGATGTGCTCGTGCGAGTCGTGTGCCGCGACGCCGAGGATCTCTACCGCGTCAACAAGCTGGTGCTCGCGTGCAAGGGCGTCGAGCGCACCGAGACGTGGCTGTCGATGGGCGAGCTCATCCCGTTCCGCCTCGCGCCGGTGCTCGAGCGCGACCTCGGGCGGCGGTAGCCGGCACGCGCCTACGTCTGCGGCACCCGCAGTGCGAACGCCGGGTGGGTTCGCGCATCCCCGAGAATCTCGTCGTCGGTGGAGTCGGCGCTGACGGAATGGTCCGGCCGCCGCGGCGTTGCCTCTACTGGAGGAACCGATGACCACCACGACCGACCTGCTGCCCGACGACACCGCCATGGGCCCGGTGATGCTGAAGACGGCCTCGCTGGCCCGACTGGTGCACTGGTACACCGCCGGCGTTGGCCTGGAGCACGTGGCCGAACGGCCGGGGGTCGTCGAGCTCGGTGTCGACGGCCGCGCGATCCTCGTGCTCGAGGAGGCGCCGGGCCTGCGCGGCCCGAACCCGGCCGACGCGGGCCTGTTCCACACGGCGATCCTCTACCCGACTCACGCGGCGCTGGCCGCGGCCGTGGTGCGCATGAGCCAGTTGCCGGGCATCCAGTTCGCGGGCACGGGTGACCACCATGTCTCGGAAGCCTTCTACTTCGCCGATCCGGACGGCAACGGGGTCGAGCTCTACGTCGACCGGCCGCGCGACCGGTGGTCATGGAAGAACGGGCAGGTCTTCATGACCACCGAGTTCATCGACCCCAACCGCTTCGTCAGCGAGCACCTCGATCGCGGCAGCTTCGGGCAGTCGTCGAGTGCGCCGGTGGACGCGACGATCGGCCACGTGCACCTGCAGGTCGGCGACGTCGCGACCGCGCGTGACTTCTACGTCGGCGCGCTCGGCTTCGCAGAGACCGCCTCGATCGCAGGCTCGGCGCTGTTCGTGAGCGCCGGCGGCTACCACCACCACATGGCGATGAACGTGTGGAACTCGCGCGGCGCCGGCCGTCGCGTCGACACGCTCGGCCTGGGTCGCGTGCAGATCGCGGTGCCCGATGCGGATGCTGTCGGTGCGGCCCGCGAGCGGCTCACGGCGCGCGGCGTCGCGGTCGCGGATGACGGGCGCGGCATCCGCTTCGACGACCCGTGGGCGAACGTGATCACCCTCACGCCGAGCGTCGCCGAGTAGCACCGCGGGGCGCGGACCGAGACCGCGATTGGGTCTCGATCCGCGCCCCGACGGCAGCGGCCTGCCTACTTGATGAAGAGCGCCTTCGTGTCGAGGTCGCCCTTGTTGACGCCCTTCGGCAGCACCTCGCCGCGGAAGAACTCGGGCGACTTCACGCGCATGATGAGCATGAGCACGACGCCCAGCAGCAGCATGAACACGCCCAGGATGCCGACGAGGCCGACACCGCCGATCTCCGATCCCGAGCCGTAGGCCGGGTCGAAGCTATCGATGAGCGTCTGCACGAACAGCACCATCAGCGCCACGCCACCGAGCAGCGGGCTGAGCATCTGCGTGAGGAAGCGCTTCGCCGACGTCAGCGCCGTCACGCGGAAGTACCAGACCGCGCTCAGCGCCGTGATGCCGTAGTAGAAGCAGACCATCATGCCGAGCGCCGTGATCGTGTCCCACAGCACGTTCTCGCTGATGAAGCGCATGACGGCGTAGAAGACGCTCGCCACCAGTGCCGACATGACCGCTGCGAAGCCGGGCGTCTTGAAGCGGGGGTGCACCGCGGCGAACCGGGCCGGCACGGCCTTGTAGTGCCCCATCGCCAGCAGCGTGCGAGCCGGCGACAGCGCGGTCGACTGCAGCGAGGCGGCCGACGAGGAGAGCACCGCGAGCGAGATCAGCCAGCCGAGCGGGCCCATGATCGGGTCGGAGAGGAAGAAGAGCACGTTGTCCTGGATGTCAGGATTGCCGAGACCCAGCCCCGTGTCGCCGTTGCCCGCGAAGGTGAGCAGGCCGATGGCGAGCAGCAGGTAGAGGCCGAGCACGATGATGATCGTGATGGCGGCAGCCTGACCGGGCGTGCGCTCGGGATCCTTCGCCTCCTCGTTCATCGTCAGCACGACATCCCATCCCCAGAAGATGAAGATCGACAGCGACAGACCCGCGACGACCGAGGTGACCGACGGCGCCTGCAGCACGTTGAACCACGAGGGGTCGACCGGCGTGTACTGCACCGCGTCGCCCGACTGGGCACGCACCAGCGCCGTCACGCCAAAGGTGACGAGCACGAGCAGCTGGAAGCCGACGAACCAGTACTGCACCTTCTGCGCCGTGCTGATGTCGCGGTAGGAGATCCAGGTGGCGCCCGCCATGAAGGCCAAGCACACGGCGACGTTGATGAAGGGGTTGCTCGCCATTTCGGCGATCGCTCCGTTCCCGGTGATCTGAGCGATCAGCAGGAAGAGGAAGTCGACCGCGATGCCTGCGAGGTTCGAGAGCACGAGCACGGTCGCGATGATGAGACCCCAGCCGGCCATCCAGCCCACGTAGGGGCCGAACGCACGCGTTCCCCAGGTGAACGAGGTGCCCGCATCCGGCATCGCCTTGTTGAGCTCCCGGTAGCCGAAGGCGACCAGCAGCATCGGGATGAAGCCGAGCAGGATGATCGCCGGCACCTGCACGCCGACGGCGCTGACCGTCGGACCGATCGCTGCCGTGAAGGTGTAGGCGGGCGCGATCGTCGAGATGCCGATCACCACCGCGCCGAGGATGCCGACCGTGCCGGGCGCGAGTCCCTTGCTCGAGATCCCGGTGTCTGTCTTGTCTGCTGTAGTCGTCATTGACTGCTCCGTCGTGCGTTCTGTGCTCGGCGCCTCAGGCGCCGAGCGTCCCGATGATCTCGTCGGCGGCTGCCCAGCCACGGCGGATGGCTCCGTCGACGTGCTGGTAGCCCTCCGCGGCGATGTCGCTGCACGCCCAGTGCAGCGATCCGTGCGGCGCGCGCTGCAGTGCGCCGTAGCGCGACAGGCCGCCGATGTCGAAGCTGGCGGCGTAGGCGCCGCGCGTCCACTCCTCCTCGCCCCAGTCCGAGAGGTAGAACACCTCGGGCTCGAGCGCCTCGGGGCCGAAGTAAGTGGCCAGCTGCTCGAGGATCGCGGTGCGCTGCGCCTCAGGGCCGAGACCGAAGGATGCGTCGGCCTTCAGGTCGGAGATGAAGGCGACGAGGGTGCCCCGCTCGTCCTCGTGGTTGGTGTTGTCGTAGACCTCGTGCAGCGCGTTGTACGGGGCGAACACGGTGCCCGAGAGGCCAGCCTTGCGCCAGAACGGCGTCGAGTACACCGCGTGCACCTTGATGACCAGGCCGAGCGAGAGGTGCTGGTGCATCTGCTGGCGCAGGCGCGGCAGCGACGGCTGGAAGTCGATGCGGTCGTAGAGGTTCGGCGGCACCGCGACGATCGCGCGGCGTGCGCGCACGACGACGCCGCCATCCGCGTGCGCGACCACGCCGTCAGCGGTGTGCTCGAGGCGTCGCACGGGCGCGTTGAGCACCACGTCGTCGCCGAGCGATGCGGCGAGCCGCTCGGAGACCTGCTGCATGCCGCCGACCACGCGACGGTCGAGGATGAAGCCCTCGTCGACGAGGTTGGAGAAGCTGCCGGCGGATGCCGCCATCAGCAGCGCCTGCAGCAGGCTGAACGAGTAGGCGGGCTTGGTGAGCATCGCCTCGGCCACGAAGATCGAGACGATCTCGCATGCCCGCTCGTCGCTCGACTGCGTGCGCAGCCAGTGGTGCCAGGAGATCGCGTCGTACTCGGCGGCCTTCGCGTGCGCCCACGGCTCACGGGCGCCGACGTCGGCGACGAGCGCATCGAGGACCCCGATGAGGCGCTCGATCTCGGCCTCGGTGCTGGCACCGGCCGGGAAGATGTCGCCGGAGTAGCTGTGCCGCTCCCCCGCGTGGTCGATGTAGATGCTCTCGCCGTCGCGGTAGCGCTCGTAGGTCTCGAGTCCGAGCTCGTCGAGCGTCTCGATGAGCGCGCTCTGGTCGGGCGAGACCCACTGGCCGCCTATCTCGAGCATCGCGCCGTCGATGTCGCGGGTCCAGGTGCGCCCGCCGACCCGGTCTCGGGCCTCGAGGACGGTCACCGAGTGCCCTGCCTTCCGTAGGCGCGTCGCCGCGCTGAGGCCGGCCGCGCCCGCACCGATCACGACGACGTCGCTGGTGATCTCCGCCATGGTGTGCTCCCACTCCGTCTGCGACGCTGCTCCGCGTCGACGACGTGACTATCGCACACTATTGTTTAGGCGGTCAATAGGACGCGCGACGCACATCCTCGGGCTGGATGCGCAGCAGGGCCGTGACGGTCGTGATCACGTAGTGCGCGGTCTCCTCCTCGTAGCCGGCCCACACGGCCGATTGGGCACTGAGGCCGTCGGTGGCGCCCACCACGAAGCGAGCGAGCGCGAGCGGCTCCGGAGCGCTGAACGCACCGGCGGCGTGCCCTCGCGCGAAGATGTCCGCGACGAACTCCTCCCAGGCCCGCGCCTCCTCCACGAGCACCGCGGCGAGCTCGGCGTTGCGCCGTGACAGGCTCCAGCCGTCGAGCCACACGAGCGCGACATCGCGGCGGAAGTCGTGGATGAGCTCGCGCAGCAGCACGAGCACCTGCTCGACCTCGCCGCCCTCGACCGCGTCGACGCTCGCTCGTACGCTCGCGAGCTCCTCCTGAGCGATGTCGCGGAAGATGTCGGCGACCAGCAGTTCCATGCGGGTCACGTAGTGGGTGACCAGGGCGGGCGCGACGCCGACGCGATCGGCCACCGCGCGCTGTGTCACCGCGCTCAGGCCGGACTCGAGCGCGATCGAGCGAGCAGCGTCGTGCACTTCCGCGCGGCGCTGCTCGGGGGTCTTCCTGACACGCTTGTGGTTGGTCATTGCATCCTTGCTGGGTCCACAGTAACTTGTCGTACGACCCGCTTATTGACCATAGTGTCAATTACGTCGACGACGACCCTGGAGGCGATCATGGCCTGGACGATGCCCGCGGAATCCGCAGCGCACGAGCGGCTCTGGATGGCCTTCCCGCACGGACCGAATGCCGGCGAGACCTCGGCCGAGGCGGACGCCGCGCATCGCGCCTGGGCGGCCGTGGCCAACGCGGCCAGCGAGTTCGAGCCCGTCACCGTGGTGGTCGACCCCGACGAGCGCGATGTCGCCGGCCGGCTGCTCGCGGGCGACATCACGACGGTCGAGGCGCCGCTCGACGACGCGTGGATGCGCGACATCGGTCCCACGTTCGTGCTCGACGAGCAGGGCAGGCTCGGGGCCGTCGACTGGGTCTTCAACGGCTGGGGCGGCCAGGACTGGGCCAGCTGGGAGCATGACTCGCGCATCGCCGCGCTCGTCGCCGAGCAGGCCGGTGCCGAGCGCATCGCATCGCCGCTCGTCAACGAAGGCGGAGCCATCCACGTCGACGGTCACGGCACCGTGCTGCTCACCGAGACCGTGCAGCGCGATCCGGGCCGCAACCCCGGCATCTCGCGTGCCGACGTGGAGGCCGAGCTCGCGCGCACGATCGGCGCGACGCATCCCATCTGGCTCCCGCGCGGCCTCACGCGCGACTATGAGCCCTTCGGCACCCGCGGTCACGTCGACATGGTCGCCTCGCTGGTCGGCGACGGTCGCGTGCTGCTGCATGTGCAGGCAGCCGACGAGCACCCGGACGCCGCGGTCTCGGCCGAGATCGAGCGCGTGCTGCGTGACGCGACCGACGCCGCCGGTCGTCAGCTCGAGATCGTGCCGCTGCGAGCGCCCGCGACGCTGCGCGATGACGAGGGCTGGGTCGACTGGTCCTACGTGAACCACCTGATCCTGAACGACGGCATCCTCGCCTGCGGCTTCGGCGACCCGGCGGCAGATGCCGAGGCGCGCGAGGTGCTCGAGGCCGTCTACCCGGGCAGGCGCGCGGTGACGGTCGATGCGCGCGAGATCTTCGCGCGCGGCGGCGGCATCCACTGCATCACGCAGCAGCAGCCGAAGGCCGCATCGTGAGCGCGCGGCTCGTCGAGGCGAGCGTGCAGGCGCTGCGCGCCGCGCTCGACAGCGGCCGCACGAGCGCGACCGAGCTCGCCGCGCTCACCCTCGCGCGCATCGGGGCGTTCAGCGTGGGAGGTCCGCGCCTCAACGCCGTGCCCGTGCTCGCACCCGATGTGTTCGCCGCCGCGCGCGCCGCCGATGCGCGCATCCGTGCTGGCAGCCCGGCGAGCGTGCTCGACGGCATTCCCTACACGGCGAAGGAGAGCTACTCCGCGCGCGGCATGACCGTCTCGGCCGGCAGCCCGGCGTTCGAGCACCTCGTGGCGGGCGAGGACGCGTTCGCGATCGAGCGGATGCGGGCGTCGGGCGCCGTGCTGATCGGGCTCACCACTATGCCCCCGATGGCGAACGGCGGCATGCAGCGAGGGCTGCGCGGCCGCGCCGAGAGCCCCTACAGCGCCGACTGGCTCACGAGCGCCTTCGGTTCGGGATCGTCGAACGGCTCCGGCACCGCGACGGCGGCGGGCATCGGCGTGATCGGGCTGGGCGAGGAGACCTGGTCGTCGGGCAGGGCGCCGGCGAGCTGCAACGCGCTCGTCGCCTACACGCCCTCCCGCGGCCTCATCTCGATGCGCGGCAACTGGGCACTCGTGCCGACGATGGATGTCGTGGTGCCGCACGCGCGCAGCATGGCCGATCTGCTCGCCGCACTCGACGTGCTCGTGCAGCCCGACGCCCGCACCGACGGCGACTTCTGGCGCGAGCAGCCGTGGCTGGCGCTGCCCGGCGTCGACGAGGTGCGCCCGGAGCGCTTCGCAGACCTGCAGCCGGCGGAGCTTGCCGGCATGACGATCGCCGTGCCGCGCATGTACATCGGCACCGACGAGGCGATCCGCTCCCCCATCGAGACCCGCGCGAGCGTGCTCGAGCTGTGGCGCGCGATGGCCGACGACCTGCGCGCCGCGGGCGCCACCGTGGTCGAGACCGATCTGCCGATCGTGTCGAACTACGAGGGCGACCGCGACGGCGCACCGCACATCCTGAATCGCGGGATCGTGTCGCCGCGCTTCATCGAGAGCGAGCTGCGCGAGCTCGCGGTCTGGGCGTGGGACGCATTCCTGCGACGCAACGGCGACCCCGCACTCGATCGGCTGCGCGACGTCGACGGCGAGCGCATCTTCCCGCATCCGCCCGGTGCGCTGCCCGATCGCTTCGAACGCTCGTCGCCCGCCTTCGAGCCGGCCGCGAACGCCGGCCTGGCCGACTTCCCCTCGCTGCCGGTGCCGGAGCTCGAGGAGATCCCCGCCATGGCCGAGGGCATTGCGGGGCTCGAACAGACGCGCCGCGTCGACTGGGACGAGTGGCTCGACGCGCACGGCATCGATGCGGTCGTGATGCCGACGCTCGCCGACGTCGGTCCGGCCGACGCCGATGTCGAGCCCGACTCTGCGGCGCTCGCGTGGCGCAACGGCACCTGGGTCGCGAACGGCAACCTCGTCTGGCGCCACTTCGGCATCCCGACGGTCACCGTGCCGATGGGCACCATGGGCGACATCGGGATGCCCGTCGGCCTCACGATCGCGGGCAAGCCGTACGAGGACGAGCGGCTGCTG encodes the following:
- a CDS encoding amidase — protein: MSARLVEASVQALRAALDSGRTSATELAALTLARIGAFSVGGPRLNAVPVLAPDVFAAARAADARIRAGSPASVLDGIPYTAKESYSARGMTVSAGSPAFEHLVAGEDAFAIERMRASGAVLIGLTTMPPMANGGMQRGLRGRAESPYSADWLTSAFGSGSSNGSGTATAAGIGVIGLGEETWSSGRAPASCNALVAYTPSRGLISMRGNWALVPTMDVVVPHARSMADLLAALDVLVQPDARTDGDFWREQPWLALPGVDEVRPERFADLQPAELAGMTIAVPRMYIGTDEAIRSPIETRASVLELWRAMADDLRAAGATVVETDLPIVSNYEGDRDGAPHILNRGIVSPRFIESELRELAVWAWDAFLRRNGDPALDRLRDVDGERIFPHPPGALPDRFERSSPAFEPAANAGLADFPSLPVPELEEIPAMAEGIAGLEQTRRVDWDEWLDAHGIDAVVMPTLADVGPADADVEPDSAALAWRNGTWVANGNLVWRHFGIPTVTVPMGTMGDIGMPVGLTIAGKPYEDERLLRIGLAIEAQRQRRTTPPRTPELPAAEWTPLAADGTAAEAAVELHVERDGDELVVHGRATGEAIALWVDGTQPAIAVDGDTFTARAAGSLVVALVRGTTGDAGAWAQA